From Acidobacteriota bacterium, one genomic window encodes:
- a CDS encoding DUF58 domain-containing protein, whose product MRFVFTRKFYLLLAFGLVPLSLSWSVPVLRWIVVGFDAAIIVVTLIDYFTSRRLADEIVVNRSFAKRFAIGDPTRVTLRIENPTPRDLDLRIKDEYPDAMRLGGPREAEFKVAAHTSAEFSYDLTPPNRGRYEFGKLAARIRSRLGMVWCQTEFDISQAVKVYPNMRRAREIELKALGAQSYLAIQRKSVRRGEGREFESMRDYVRGDEMRHLSWTATARRSKLITRQYQIERDQTIIVAIDGGRLMTGRINDETKFDTAIHASLALMSAAARGGDNCGLMVFGRRVKKFLPPKKGIEHIDAVLEALHDLEPELIEPSYARAFQFIASNTKKRAFVIILTDLVDKESSRELINSLSLLRPRHLPLVVTIGDRDLNATVSEVPNDLKEVFVQSAAQEIIHQREAALRYVETLGGLALDVTANTLAPRLLETYLRVKERGLL is encoded by the coding sequence ATGCGCTTCGTCTTCACCCGCAAATTCTACCTTTTGCTCGCCTTTGGACTGGTCCCGTTGTCGCTTTCGTGGAGCGTCCCGGTCCTGCGCTGGATCGTTGTCGGATTCGATGCCGCTATTATTGTCGTCACGCTGATCGACTATTTCACAAGCCGCAGGCTCGCTGACGAAATCGTAGTCAACCGAAGCTTTGCAAAGCGTTTTGCGATCGGCGATCCGACGCGCGTTACGCTGCGAATCGAAAATCCGACGCCGCGCGATCTTGACTTGCGAATCAAGGACGAGTATCCGGACGCGATGCGGCTCGGCGGGCCGCGCGAAGCGGAGTTCAAGGTTGCGGCGCATACTTCGGCGGAGTTTTCTTACGATCTGACGCCGCCGAACCGCGGCCGGTATGAATTTGGAAAGCTCGCCGCGCGCATTCGTTCGCGGCTCGGAATGGTCTGGTGCCAGACCGAATTCGATATCTCGCAAGCGGTCAAGGTCTACCCGAATATGCGTCGGGCGCGAGAGATCGAGCTCAAAGCGCTCGGGGCCCAGAGTTATCTCGCGATCCAACGCAAATCGGTCCGCCGCGGCGAGGGGCGCGAATTCGAATCGATGCGCGACTACGTCCGAGGCGACGAGATGCGCCATCTTTCGTGGACGGCGACCGCGCGGCGCTCGAAACTCATCACGCGCCAGTATCAGATCGAACGAGACCAGACGATCATCGTCGCCATCGACGGCGGACGCTTGATGACCGGGCGGATCAACGACGAAACGAAGTTCGACACCGCGATCCACGCCTCTCTCGCGCTGATGTCCGCGGCCGCACGTGGCGGCGACAACTGCGGACTGATGGTATTCGGACGGCGCGTCAAGAAGTTTCTCCCTCCGAAAAAAGGCATCGAACATATCGACGCCGTGCTCGAAGCGCTCCACGATCTCGAGCCCGAACTGATCGAGCCGAGTTACGCGCGGGCGTTTCAATTTATCGCGTCGAATACGAAAAAACGCGCGTTCGTCATTATTTTGACCGATCTCGTCGACAAAGAATCGTCGCGCGAACTGATCAATTCGCTGAGTCTTCTGCGTCCGCGCCACCTGCCGCTCGTCGTGACGATCGGCGACCGTGACCTGAACGCGACGGTCAGCGAAGTGCCGAATGACTTGAAGGAGGTGTTCGTCCAATCTGCGGCGCAGGAGATCATCCACCAGCGAGAAGCGGCTTTGCGATACGTCGAGACTCTCGGCGGACTCGCGCTCGACGTAACGGCGAACACGCTCGCCCCGAGACTACTTGAGACCTATTTGCGGGTCAAAGAAAGGGGACTGCTGTGA
- a CDS encoding VOC family protein, whose product MNDVGLTHIALEVSNMNQTLDFYARYASMEIVHERIADSGVRVVWISDRTRPFVIVLIEVSEINATLRPFAHLGVGCASRAEVDRLCAIARSDGVLIEGPTDSGYPVGYWAFLRDPDGHTLELAFGQEVGTTVENS is encoded by the coding sequence ATGAACGACGTCGGCCTGACACATATCGCGCTCGAAGTTTCAAATATGAACCAAACGCTCGATTTCTATGCGCGGTATGCGTCGATGGAGATCGTCCACGAGCGGATCGCCGATTCGGGCGTTCGAGTCGTTTGGATCTCGGACAGAACTCGGCCGTTCGTGATCGTTCTGATCGAAGTTTCTGAGATCAACGCGACGTTGCGGCCGTTCGCTCATCTCGGAGTCGGATGCGCGAGCCGCGCGGAAGTCGATCGACTCTGCGCGATCGCGCGATCCGACGGAGTTTTGATCGAAGGCCCGACCGATTCCGGATACCCGGTCGGTTATTGGGCGTTTCTGCGCGACCCGGACGGTCATACGCTCGAGCTTGCCTTTGGTCAGGAAGTCGGAACGACGGTTGAAAACTCCTGA
- a CDS encoding stage II sporulation protein M — translation MGFTDDRKNNWERLEDLLALIEGNSLRLLSRAEVREFGELYRRAATDLAIARSETRDPKLINYLNSLVIRAHGKIYRAETQGFGIIWQFFTRDFPVTFRKNIRYMLIAFSLFAVFAVFGFIATWRDIGFTDFVYLSGIEYQIKENNQWWLGLNDANQVGSSQIMTNNIGVTFRVFAMGALFGVGAAYDLALEGARFGSVFAACYSLNPPFGDALAAFVVGHGVIELSTIFFCAGAGMMIGYALINPGDLTRAQALKKKGMEATRIVIGSACLLVIAGTIEGFLSPSALPPVVKWLTGISTGVAMYSYLLLVGRSSMNKADVSNGDIAFEKQEIV, via the coding sequence ATGGGTTTCACCGACGATCGAAAAAACAACTGGGAGCGACTCGAGGACCTTTTGGCCCTGATCGAGGGTAATTCGCTGCGACTTTTGTCGCGCGCCGAAGTTCGCGAATTCGGCGAACTTTACCGGCGGGCGGCGACCGATCTTGCGATCGCCCGCAGCGAGACTCGCGATCCGAAGCTGATCAACTATCTGAACAGCCTCGTGATCCGCGCTCACGGGAAGATCTATCGCGCGGAAACGCAGGGTTTCGGGATCATCTGGCAGTTCTTCACACGCGACTTTCCGGTCACTTTCCGCAAGAACATCCGCTATATGCTGATCGCGTTCAGCCTCTTCGCGGTCTTTGCCGTGTTCGGGTTTATCGCAACCTGGCGCGACATCGGTTTTACGGATTTCGTTTATCTTTCCGGGATCGAGTATCAAATCAAGGAAAACAACCAGTGGTGGCTGGGTTTGAACGATGCGAACCAGGTCGGTTCGAGCCAGATAATGACGAACAATATCGGCGTCACGTTTCGCGTGTTCGCGATGGGCGCGTTGTTCGGCGTCGGCGCGGCTTATGATCTGGCATTAGAAGGCGCGCGTTTCGGCAGCGTTTTCGCGGCCTGTTATTCGCTGAACCCGCCGTTCGGCGACGCGCTCGCGGCGTTCGTCGTCGGGCACGGCGTGATCGAACTTTCAACTATTTTTTTCTGTGCCGGCGCGGGAATGATGATTGGCTACGCGCTCATCAATCCGGGCGATCTGACACGTGCACAGGCGCTTAAGAAAAAGGGAATGGAGGCGACCCGGATAGTCATCGGCAGCGCGTGTTTGCTCGTCATCGCCGGCACGATCGAGGGATTTCTTTCGCCGTCGGCGCTTCCACCTGTCGTCAAATGGCTGACCGGAATCTCGACCGGCGTAGCGATGTATTCGTATCTTCTTCTTGTCGGGCGTTCATCAATGAATAAAGCGGATGTTTCAAACGGAGACATAGCCTTTGAGAAACAAGAAATAGTGTAG
- a CDS encoding ABC transporter ATP-binding protein, translating to MSDPNKFHEEDAIGKTYDFRIAKRLFGYLKPYWQYSVAALVLTVLTNVLMSLQPYFTKMAVDDFITPKRTDGIWLFSFAFFGLFLFRFLFSYFQEILLNNVGQRVMFDIRTEIFTKLQRQEVAYFDKNPVGRVITRLTNDVDALNELFTSGVIDVLGDLVIIIAIVGMMLWLDWRLALVSLVTIPLLFAATNWFRKRAREGFDKVRTRNAKLNAFLQEYISGAQTVQLFNAEDKSKRRFHDINDDYRNANIETIFYYSIFYPMVDFIGTIGIAVVIWFAGYEFISQMSAAEKTLTVGVVIAFVQYSQQLFQPIRDLSDKFNVLQAAIVASHRIFVLLDLDVAIETPSQPKRSGKAIGKIEFKNVWFAYKNEDWVLKDVSFAIESGESVALVGHTGSGKTTVTNLLMRFYDVQKGRILLDGVDIRDWDLNELRENFAVVLQDVFLFSGSIKDNIRLGNGSINDERIEWAASEVHADEFVRKLDDGYESVVKERGAGLSVGQKQLISFARALAFDPKILILDEATSSIDTETEQLIQQAVDRVMLERTSLVVAHRLSTIQRCDRILVFHHGELREQGTHNELLGLRGLYWRLYRLQYKEDLYPSRYDGTGAPLPRTV from the coding sequence ATGTCCGACCCGAATAAATTCCACGAAGAAGACGCGATCGGAAAGACGTACGATTTTCGAATCGCGAAGAGGCTTTTCGGCTACCTCAAGCCATATTGGCAATACTCTGTCGCCGCGCTCGTACTGACGGTCCTGACAAATGTCCTGATGTCGCTTCAGCCCTATTTCACCAAGATGGCGGTCGATGATTTCATCACGCCGAAGCGAACCGACGGGATTTGGCTGTTCTCTTTCGCCTTCTTCGGACTCTTTCTCTTTCGGTTCCTGTTCTCGTATTTTCAGGAGATCCTGCTGAACAACGTCGGTCAGCGCGTGATGTTCGACATCAGGACCGAGATCTTTACCAAACTCCAGCGTCAGGAAGTCGCCTATTTCGACAAGAATCCCGTCGGACGCGTGATCACTCGTCTGACCAACGACGTTGACGCGCTCAATGAACTTTTCACTTCGGGCGTCATCGACGTTCTCGGCGATCTGGTGATCATCATCGCCATCGTCGGGATGATGCTCTGGCTCGATTGGCGACTGGCGCTCGTCTCGCTGGTGACGATCCCTTTGCTTTTTGCCGCAACGAATTGGTTTCGGAAGCGCGCGCGCGAGGGTTTCGACAAGGTCAGAACTCGCAATGCGAAGCTCAATGCCTTTCTTCAGGAGTACATTTCAGGGGCGCAGACCGTCCAACTGTTCAACGCCGAGGACAAATCGAAGCGCCGGTTCCACGACATCAACGATGATTATCGCAATGCGAACATCGAGACGATCTTCTATTACTCGATCTTTTATCCGATGGTCGACTTCATCGGCACGATCGGGATCGCGGTCGTCATATGGTTCGCCGGTTACGAGTTCATTTCGCAGATGTCGGCTGCCGAAAAGACGCTCACCGTCGGCGTCGTGATCGCGTTCGTACAGTATTCGCAACAGCTTTTTCAACCGATCCGCGATCTTTCCGACAAGTTCAACGTTCTTCAGGCGGCAATCGTCGCGTCGCACCGGATCTTCGTTCTCCTCGATCTCGATGTCGCGATCGAAACGCCGAGCCAGCCGAAAAGATCCGGAAAAGCCATTGGAAAGATCGAGTTCAAGAACGTCTGGTTTGCTTACAAAAACGAGGATTGGGTCCTCAAAGACGTTTCGTTCGCGATCGAAAGCGGCGAATCGGTCGCGCTCGTCGGGCATACCGGTTCGGGCAAGACGACCGTGACCAATCTGCTGATGCGTTTTTACGATGTCCAGAAGGGCCGGATCTTGCTTGACGGAGTCGATATCCGTGATTGGGATTTGAATGAACTCCGCGAGAATTTCGCGGTCGTCCTGCAGGATGTCTTTCTCTTCAGCGGCTCGATCAAAGACAACATCCGGCTCGGCAACGGCTCGATCAATGACGAACGGATCGAATGGGCGGCGAGCGAGGTTCACGCGGACGAGTTTGTGCGCAAACTCGACGACGGCTATGAAAGCGTCGTCAAGGAACGCGGCGCCGGGCTCTCCGTCGGTCAGAAACAGCTCATTTCTTTCGCGCGCGCTCTGGCGTTTGATCCGAAGATCCTGATCCTTGACGAGGCGACGAGTTCGATCGATACCGAAACCGAGCAACTCATTCAGCAGGCGGTCGACCGCGTGATGCTCGAACGCACCTCGCTCGTCGTGGCGCATCGGCTTTCGACCATCCAGCGTTGCGACCGTATCCTCGTTTTCCACCACGGCGAACTGCGGGAACAAGGTACGCACAACGAACTGCTCGGACTGCGGGGACTTTACTGGCGGCTGTATCGGCTCCAGTACAAAGAAGATCTCTACCCGTCGCGTTACGACGGAACCGGCGCGCCGCTGCCGCGAACGGTATAG
- the ribA gene encoding GTP cyclohydrolase II, with amino-acid sequence MSGNNGLIPTENQNPTIQRIAVANLPTVIGVFKIAGYRSLTSGEEFVVLFKEKIDPEVPTLVRIHSQCLTGDVFGSIKCDCGPQLQRAMEMIESEGRGAIVYQQQEGRGIGIVNKIRAYALQDEGADTVEANEQLGFAVDARNYHQCAEILSDLGLRKVRVMSNNPQKIAALKDAGLEIVERVALEVEAREPAEHYLKTKKEKLGHLLKFTE; translated from the coding sequence TTGTCAGGAAACAACGGACTTATCCCAACTGAAAACCAGAATCCGACAATTCAGAGAATCGCGGTCGCGAATCTTCCGACGGTGATCGGCGTTTTCAAGATCGCGGGTTACCGATCGCTTACGAGCGGCGAGGAATTCGTCGTTTTGTTCAAGGAAAAGATCGATCCGGAAGTTCCGACGCTCGTCCGGATCCACTCACAGTGTCTCACGGGCGACGTTTTCGGGTCGATTAAATGCGATTGCGGACCGCAGCTTCAGCGGGCGATGGAGATGATCGAAAGCGAAGGCCGCGGCGCGATCGTCTATCAGCAACAGGAAGGCCGCGGAATCGGCATCGTCAACAAGATCCGGGCTTACGCTCTGCAGGACGAAGGGGCGGATACAGTTGAGGCGAACGAACAACTCGGATTCGCGGTCGATGCGAGGAATTATCATCAATGCGCCGAGATCCTCTCCGACCTCGGGCTCAGAAAAGTCCGCGTAATGTCGAACAATCCCCAAAAAATAGCGGCTCTGAAAGACGCCGGTCTCGAGATCGTCGAACGTGTCGCGCTTGAAGTCGAGGCCCGCGAACCGGCCGAACATTACCTCAAAACAAAAAAGGAGAAACTCGGTCACCTTCTCAAGTTCACCGAGTAA
- a CDS encoding TonB-dependent receptor codes for MKTNFRFMSVALAFILCFAAVGFGQGTTGSIEGTVSDSNGAAIPNATVKVQSSGSTAGFNVTVTANSEGFYSIPRVAPGTYKLTVTAGNFKERTVEATVGVDSRASVNVTLEPGTGVTTVEVIADSNTTVDQTDTKVATSISKQLIEDLPSGTTFSSLLKIAPNVRPEAQTQGFQIDGASGAENVFVIDGQEVTNFRTGNLDSNFNLPFELVQEVQVKSTGYEAEYGGATGGVINVVTVGGNDSWRGAFGIGFQPAKMQGGPRGILTAFTANAISNTPGNTYYYTPNKDGGTNFFPSATFSGPIVKGKLWFSAVYAPQIFDTTRVVDYYSFPNGSNNPSGRTTTESIEYNQHFVQEDAFIRLDAQPHSRLRMYGTFLWNPIIQESVLPGVTEGFGGVQSVNFGGSIGTLRGADLLGRQGGRQNANAINGQVTWNPTNYLIINGRAGRSFLNEKTNSYFLPNVTRYVCSALGPQTAATTGCAQGFQNVANNSQVAYDVSTRTTYDVDATFTGINFGGRHSIKFGFQLNKLFNTVDRGYKNLGIIQMFYDRDITALAGVAATPGNLGSGLMTRFGTVGEASSDNKALFVQDTWQIANRVTINAGVRIENEIVPNFGTTGSNAIKFGWGDKISPRIGVAFDVTGDGKNKIYANWGQFYDRFKYELPRGSFGGDFFRRDYFEVLPTNLGGVGLNYLSYTRANILGSFSDPIGGQCPITAPTGLSRCQFDFRIATNLAGADIFETGAIDPNIKAARQSEYTVGYDRQLGSNFLMSARYTHKNVDRAIEDVGVFNSQGSEAYIIGNPGLGLVCDIATTANLPCAKAERKYDAVEVRLDKRATKYFFNASYTWSRLFGNYSGLASTDEIRSSPNVNRFFDLPPLGFTADGDPDNGLLATDRPHVFKAYGGYRFNWNSTNTNVTTVSAFTSIQSGTPLTTIYNLYSLGTTILNGRGDLGRTESFTETDLSISHRYKFGRDNRFTLEPYLDIRNLFDEKNVLGLQTNISAANFTAATLSTAQAGCTTCGSEAAVFQTIFNGVGIRNFVRNYISSSVTALSSRTLNTYGQANSFQGPRNVRFGFRMSF; via the coding sequence ATGAAAACAAACTTCAGATTTATGTCTGTGGCTCTCGCCTTCATCCTCTGCTTTGCGGCAGTCGGATTTGGTCAGGGAACCACGGGTAGCATCGAAGGAACAGTTTCTGACTCGAACGGGGCGGCCATTCCGAATGCGACCGTCAAGGTTCAGAGTTCCGGTTCAACTGCCGGTTTCAATGTGACTGTTACCGCTAACTCCGAAGGCTTTTATAGCATTCCCAGAGTCGCTCCGGGTACCTACAAGCTGACGGTCACGGCGGGCAACTTCAAGGAAAGAACGGTTGAAGCGACGGTTGGCGTCGACAGTCGCGCTTCGGTGAACGTAACGCTCGAACCGGGAACCGGTGTCACGACCGTCGAAGTCATCGCTGACTCGAACACGACCGTTGACCAGACCGACACCAAGGTTGCGACGAGCATTTCGAAGCAGCTCATCGAAGATCTTCCGAGCGGAACGACCTTCTCGAGCTTGCTCAAGATCGCTCCGAACGTCCGTCCCGAGGCACAGACGCAGGGATTCCAGATCGACGGCGCCTCGGGTGCTGAAAACGTCTTCGTTATCGACGGTCAGGAAGTTACCAACTTCCGCACGGGTAACCTCGACAGCAACTTCAACCTTCCGTTCGAGCTCGTTCAGGAAGTTCAGGTCAAATCGACCGGTTACGAAGCCGAATACGGCGGCGCGACCGGCGGCGTGATCAACGTTGTCACCGTTGGTGGTAATGATTCGTGGCGCGGCGCTTTCGGTATCGGTTTCCAGCCGGCGAAGATGCAGGGCGGACCGCGCGGCATTTTGACCGCCTTCACCGCCAACGCGATCAGCAACACCCCGGGCAACACCTATTACTACACCCCGAACAAAGACGGCGGCACGAACTTCTTCCCGTCGGCTACGTTCAGCGGTCCGATCGTGAAGGGCAAACTCTGGTTCTCGGCCGTTTACGCGCCGCAGATCTTCGACACCACCCGCGTGGTCGACTACTACAGTTTCCCGAACGGTTCGAACAATCCGTCGGGGCGCACGACGACCGAATCGATTGAGTACAATCAGCACTTCGTTCAGGAAGACGCATTCATCCGTCTCGATGCGCAGCCGCATTCGCGACTGAGAATGTACGGAACGTTCCTCTGGAACCCGATCATTCAGGAAAGCGTCCTTCCGGGCGTTACCGAAGGTTTCGGCGGTGTTCAGAGCGTTAACTTCGGCGGCAGCATCGGCACCCTCCGCGGCGCTGATCTTCTTGGCCGTCAGGGCGGACGCCAGAACGCGAACGCCATCAACGGACAGGTCACCTGGAACCCGACCAACTACCTGATCATCAACGGTCGTGCAGGTCGCAGTTTCTTGAACGAAAAGACCAACTCGTACTTCCTGCCGAACGTCACGCGTTACGTTTGTAGCGCTCTCGGACCGCAAACGGCCGCGACGACGGGTTGTGCTCAGGGCTTCCAGAACGTGGCGAACAACTCGCAGGTTGCGTACGACGTTTCGACCCGTACCACTTACGACGTTGACGCAACGTTTACCGGAATCAACTTCGGCGGCCGTCATTCGATCAAATTCGGATTTCAGCTGAACAAACTCTTCAACACGGTTGACCGCGGTTACAAGAACCTCGGCATCATCCAGATGTTCTACGATCGCGACATCACGGCGCTGGCCGGTGTTGCGGCGACCCCGGGCAATCTCGGATCGGGACTTATGACCCGTTTCGGTACCGTCGGCGAAGCGAGCAGCGACAACAAGGCTCTGTTCGTTCAGGACACGTGGCAGATCGCCAACCGTGTAACGATCAACGCGGGCGTCCGCATTGAAAACGAGATCGTTCCGAACTTTGGAACGACGGGCAGCAACGCCATCAAATTCGGATGGGGCGACAAGATCTCCCCGCGCATCGGCGTTGCGTTTGACGTGACTGGCGACGGCAAGAACAAGATTTACGCCAACTGGGGCCAGTTCTACGATCGCTTCAAGTATGAATTGCCGCGCGGCTCGTTCGGCGGCGACTTCTTCCGTCGCGATTACTTCGAAGTTCTTCCGACCAATTTGGGCGGCGTTGGCTTGAACTATTTGAGCTACACCCGTGCCAACATTCTCGGAAGCTTCTCGGATCCGATCGGTGGACAGTGCCCGATCACCGCTCCGACGGGTCTTTCGCGCTGCCAGTTCGACTTCCGCATCGCGACCAATTTGGCCGGCGCGGATATTTTCGAAACCGGCGCTATCGATCCGAACATCAAGGCGGCCCGCCAGAGCGAATACACGGTCGGTTACGACCGTCAGCTCGGCAGCAACTTCCTGATGTCGGCTCGTTACACGCACAAGAATGTTGACCGCGCGATCGAAGACGTTGGTGTGTTCAACTCGCAGGGTTCGGAAGCGTACATCATTGGCAACCCGGGACTCGGCCTCGTTTGCGACATCGCAACGACCGCCAACCTTCCGTGCGCCAAGGCTGAACGCAAGTACGACGCTGTTGAAGTTCGCCTCGACAAGCGTGCAACCAAGTATTTCTTCAATGCCAGCTACACCTGGAGCCGTCTCTTTGGTAACTACTCAGGTTTGGCGAGTACTGACGAAATCCGTTCCAGCCCGAACGTTAACCGTTTCTTCGACCTTCCGCCCCTCGGCTTCACGGCTGACGGCGATCCGGACAACGGTCTTCTGGCAACCGATCGCCCGCATGTCTTCAAGGCATACGGCGGTTACAGATTCAACTGGAACAGCACCAACACGAACGTGACGACCGTTTCGGCCTTCACCTCGATCCAGTCGGGAACCCCGTTGACCACCATCTATAACCTTTATAGCTTGGGAACAACGATCCTGAACGGACGCGGCGATCTCGGTCGCACCGAATCGTTCACGGAAACCGATCTTTCGATCAGCCACCGCTACAAGTTCGGACGCGATAACCGTTTCACCCTTGAACCGTATCTCGACATCCGCAACCTGTTCGACGAGAAGAACGTCCTTGGTCTCCAGACCAACATCAGCGCGGCGAACTTCACGGCGGCTACCCTTTCGACGGCGCAGGCCGGATGTACGACCTGCGGTTCGGAAGCTGCGGTTTTCCAGACCATTTTCAATGGTGTTGGTATCCGTAACTTCGTTCGCAACTACATCAGCAGCTCCGTGACGGCCCTGTCGTCGCGCACGCTGAACACCTACGGTCAGGCAAACAGCTTCCAGGGCCCGCGCAACGTGCGCTTTGGATTCCGTATGTCCTTCTAA
- a CDS encoding tetratricopeptide repeat protein — MGFIFDKQRNPLPEVEMELLNDLGQTIRRTRTDNTGKYEFGGLSNGRYQVKAMPFRYDLEDMTQDQEINTQNIRGGEGAGNFSLDFILQPRKGGLADAELSVVFAQDVPDEAKKFYKTAVEHFAKGRQPEGISALADAIKVFPNYFQALYRMGSELFFQKRFKDAIPFLFKASDLNPKSATSFYYLGYSLHSLGKQYNKSALLVLTEAATLAPSSFQVLFTLGKIEREEGKAADAEKHLLQAKKSTKTPIPSLHFELAQTFADLKKYKDAADELETFIKVGKLKPEEETKIRTTIATLREKAKAQGT; from the coding sequence ATGGGGTTCATTTTCGACAAGCAAAGGAATCCTTTGCCCGAAGTCGAGATGGAGTTGCTCAATGATCTCGGTCAGACCATTCGCCGAACGAGAACGGATAATACAGGCAAGTATGAATTCGGCGGACTTAGCAACGGGCGATACCAGGTCAAAGCGATGCCGTTTCGCTATGATCTTGAGGATATGACTCAGGATCAGGAGATCAATACCCAGAATATTCGCGGCGGCGAGGGAGCGGGGAACTTCAGCCTTGACTTTATTCTACAGCCGCGAAAGGGCGGCCTTGCCGATGCCGAATTGAGCGTTGTTTTCGCTCAAGACGTGCCCGACGAGGCTAAGAAATTTTACAAGACGGCAGTCGAGCACTTCGCGAAGGGCAGACAACCCGAGGGCATAAGTGCGTTGGCGGATGCGATCAAGGTGTTTCCGAACTATTTTCAGGCGCTCTACCGGATGGGGAGCGAACTGTTCTTTCAGAAACGGTTCAAGGACGCGATTCCTTTTCTATTCAAGGCTTCCGACTTGAACCCGAAGAGTGCGACATCGTTTTACTACCTCGGCTATTCACTGCACAGTCTGGGCAAACAGTACAACAAGTCGGCGCTTCTGGTTTTGACCGAAGCGGCGACTTTGGCGCCGTCTTCATTCCAGGTTCTTTTCACGCTCGGAAAGATCGAACGTGAGGAGGGAAAGGCCGCAGATGCCGAAAAGCATCTTTTGCAGGCGAAAAAGTCGACCAAAACGCCGATTCCTTCTCTTCACTTTGAACTTGCCCAGACGTTCGCGGACTTGAAAAAGTACAAGGACGCAGCGGACGAATTGGAAACGTTCATCAAGGTCGGCAAACTGAAGCCCGAAGAGGAAACAAAGATCCGCACGACGATTGCAACGCTTCGGGAAAAAGCCAAAGCGCAGGGAACTTAG
- a CDS encoding HD domain-containing protein, with amino-acid sequence MLDKKSFAVQNYRQNRVLEKNHLSEKIYRDSVHNIIRLRTDSDEGKLLVRLIDTAEFQRLRRIRQLGLAHFAYQGAEHSRFTHSLGALHLATRTLAKLELSYKISDESRIAVRCAALLHDIGHGAFSHVIEPILGFRHEEFTIEAMLSAETEVGQVLRAFAPELPGKVASIIRGDFRPRALAQLVSSQLDVDRMDYLLRDSLMTGAKYGIFDLEWIIKSLEIDEANDRLYVAARGLYAVEDYLQARYYMFRQVYFHRTLRAAEAVLHSLLRRAFRVYATDPNGLYVSRQTAFEKILKGERLSLNEHLELDDHDVMFHIKRWQTSDDSVLSDLAGRFLHRRLFKAFDLDMPEERRESFISEARRLAVNAGFDPEYYFVEDKAGDVPHYFYARRESNSKDLIFVEDGFSTPTIREISQISGAVRGLQEGYRIHRLCFPAELKDDVAKLYHG; translated from the coding sequence TTGCTTGATAAAAAGAGCTTCGCGGTTCAGAATTACAGACAAAATCGAGTACTGGAGAAGAACCATCTGTCGGAAAAGATCTACCGGGATTCCGTTCACAACATCATTCGCCTCAGGACCGACTCGGACGAGGGAAAACTGCTTGTCCGACTGATCGACACGGCCGAATTTCAGCGTTTGCGGCGCATTCGCCAGCTTGGCCTTGCCCATTTTGCCTACCAGGGCGCGGAACATTCGCGGTTCACGCACAGCCTCGGCGCACTTCATCTCGCGACGCGCACGCTCGCTAAACTCGAACTGAGCTACAAGATCTCCGACGAATCGCGGATCGCCGTCCGTTGCGCCGCGCTTCTCCACGACATCGGCCACGGCGCCTTTTCGCACGTGATCGAACCGATCCTTGGGTTCCGGCACGAGGAATTCACGATCGAGGCGATGCTCAGCGCCGAGACCGAGGTCGGACAAGTGTTGCGCGCGTTCGCCCCCGAGCTTCCCGGCAAGGTCGCGTCGATCATCCGCGGTGACTTTCGGCCGCGCGCTCTGGCGCAGCTCGTTTCGTCGCAACTCGATGTCGACCGGATGGATTATCTGCTCCGCGACAGCCTGATGACGGGCGCGAAATACGGGATCTTCGATCTCGAATGGATCATCAAATCGCTCGAGATCGACGAGGCCAACGACCGGCTTTACGTCGCCGCCCGCGGACTGTACGCCGTCGAGGATTATCTTCAGGCCCGGTATTATATGTTCCGCCAGGTCTATTTCCATCGGACCCTTCGCGCCGCCGAGGCTGTTCTCCATTCGCTTCTCCGTCGCGCTTTCCGGGTTTACGCGACGGATCCGAACGGGCTATACGTTTCCCGCCAAACGGCGTTTGAAAAGATACTCAAGGGCGAGCGGCTGAGTTTGAACGAACACCTCGAGCTCGACGACCACGATGTGATGTTTCATATCAAACGCTGGCAAACGTCGGACGACTCGGTGCTCTCCGACCTTGCCGGACGCTTTCTGCATCGGCGGCTGTTCAAGGCGTTTGACCTCGATATGCCCGAAGAGAGGCGCGAGTCTTTCATTTCGGAAGCGCGCCGGCTCGCCGTTAACGCCGGGTTCGATCCGGAATACTACTTCGTCGAAGACAAGGCGGGCGACGTTCCGCATTACTTCTATGCGCGGCGCGAGAGCAATTCCAAGGATCTGATCTTCGTCGAGGACGGCTTTTCGACGCCAACGATCCGCGAGATATCGCAGATCAGCGGCGCCGTTCGCGGACTTCAGGAAGGATACCGGATTCATCGGCTCTGTTTTCCTGCCGAACTAAAAGATGATGTCGCGAAGCTTTATCATGGATAG